The Vicinamibacterales bacterium DNA window TGCTGAAGGTCACGCTCGCAGCGTCGGGTCCAGCCGTCAAGCCGATGGCGAACGCGAAGATGCTCGACGCGACGACGGCGATCGTCTCCTATCCGGTTGACGTGTGGTTCATCGGCAATCGCACGTTCCAGGCGACGCTCGATTTCGGCGGCCGAGGCGTCGAATCGATCACGCTCGATCCCGACGGGCGCTTCCCCGATCGGGACCCGAGCGACAACGTCTGGCCGCGTAAATAAGAAAGGGGCAGGGACGGGCTGCCGGACCTGAAGGTCCGGGCTACAGCTGATCGACCGGACGAGAGCTGCTCGACCGGGCCAGGGGTGATCGGCCGGCCCTACGGGCTTATCGACGGGACCGTCCCACGTAGACCGGGTCTTCAGACCCGGCCGGCCCTGCGCCTGTTACGTCGTCAGTGCCTGCCTACAGAAGTCGACGCACTTCTTGACTTCCTGCACGGCGTCGGACCCCTCGGGGACGTTGTACTCGAGCTCGATCGACGCCGGCATCTTCCACTTGTTCTTCTTCACGAGCTGGAGGATCGGCTTGATCGGCGTTTCTCCCGTGCCCCACGGCAGGTTCAAGCCGCAGTGCTGCGGTGTCGTACGGTCCTTCAAATGGAAGCTGGCGGTGCGGTCGTGGTACTTCGTCAGAAAGTCCAGCGGCGAGCCTCCCTGGTTGCCGCCCGCCACCCAGTGGCCGAGGTCGACGTTCGACATGTTCCACTTGGAGATGGCGAACGCCTGATCGAAGGCGGTCATGCTGCCCTGCAGGTGCGTGTGGTAGGCGATGGCGACCTTGTGCTTCTCGGCGAACGAGGACATGCGCTTCAGCATCGCCTCGGCGTCCGCCCCTGTCGGCAACTCCATCGTCGTGTGCGTCGCGCCGACGGCGGCGGCGACGTTGAACATGTAGTCAAGCTCCTCGTCGGAGGTCTGCATGTTCTTCTGCATGCCGTCGGTCTTGTAGGCGTAGATCGTGACGCCCGCGTCCTTGTACATCGCGCGGAGCTGCTTGAAGCGATCCATCGGAACCGAGGTGCGCCACTCCTTCAGCTTCTTCGCGGCTTCCTGCTGCTCGGCGATCTGTTCCGGCGTCTGCTGACCGCGGCCGCGGCCACCGCCGCCGAAGCCGGCCGGCGGCACGGGCTGACCCGTGTCGGCCGACACGAGGCACTGCTGCCCATTCCATTCGGCCAGCTTCTGCCCTGGCCCCGGCTCGAGCGCCGGCGGCTGCCCGCGGCGTCCGCCGCCGAAGCCTCCCGGCCCGGCGCCACGTCCTGCGGCTTGTGGGCGGCCGGCAAACATCTCCGCCGGACCGTCCATCAGTTCGCACCCGCTCAAGCCCGAATCGAGCAGGTACTTGAGCGTCGCCTCGGCGCTCTGATCGGGCATGCTGCGATAGCTGTAGG harbors:
- a CDS encoding sugar phosphate isomerase/epimerase encodes the protein MSYSRREFGKLALAGLPAAALLGRGDSVLGAWAAQAKPDSLIDGVQIGAITYSYRSMPDQSAEATLKYLLDSGLSGCELMDGPAEMFAGRPQAAGRGAGPGGFGGGRRGQPPALEPGPGQKLAEWNGQQCLVSADTGQPVPPAGFGGGGRGRGQQTPEQIAEQQEAAKKLKEWRTSVPMDRFKQLRAMYKDAGVTIYAYKTDGMQKNMQTSDEELDYMFNVAAAVGATHTTMELPTGADAEAMLKRMSSFAEKHKVAIAYHTHLQGSMTAFDQAFAISKWNMSNVDLGHWVAGGNQGGSPLDFLTKYHDRTASFHLKDRTTPQHCGLNLPWGTGETPIKPILQLVKKNKWKMPASIELEYNVPEGSDAVQEVKKCVDFCRQALTT